GAGCTTCTCGGCAAAGTCGGCCTGGCTGGAGACTCCCGGGGCTGCCACGCTGAACGTGACCAGCAACACGGCCCCCAGGATGGTCAGATGCTCCAGCTGCAGCTGGAGTTCTTGGAAGCGAGCCTGGTCCATCAAAACCGTCTGTAATAAACACAACAGAAATCATCCCTGAGCTGTAGATGTGGCTGGCCAGCAGAAGGCAGGGGGCCATAGCCCCACACACCCCCCCCAagtttccttaggattttctagtCATTTCAGAGCTATTGGGGAGTCATGTGAACTCTCCTTCCATCTCAGAGCCCTTTCATCCTTAGAAAGGCTACAGTAGAGCATGCTCATTAAGAACATGagacagggccggccccgtggcttgGCAGTTAAGTTCAGTATGCTCCACTTTAGGGGCCTGGGTTCTCAGTTCTGTTCTGGGCGCCGACCTACAacacttggcagccatgctgtggtggtgacccacatacaaaaacatagaggaagactgcgacagatgttagttcagggcaagtcttcgtcagcaaacaaaacaaaacaaaacaaaaccatgagACAGAATGTGAATCCACATTCCATCATTCAATAGCTGCATAACCTCAGGCAAGTTTCTTCAATTTTCTGAGCCTCATGCAAAAGAGGGTTTCCTGCTTCACAGGGCTGTTGTAAAGATGCAAAAAGACCATGTATATAAAGTGGCTGGTAGAGCCAACACTCAATAAACAAGAAGTTCTATCATCAGAGAGGGAAGAGTGATCCCTGTCTAAGTTAGGGTACAGAGTTAGGGTACAGCGTTAGGGTGACCAAGTCCTCCCAGTTTGTCCTGATTTTAAAACTGAAACTCCCAAGTCCTGTGACAAACCAGACAGCAGTCGCCCCACCCAGAGTGAGcccaggagggaggtggggagagtccTGAGCACAGAGCCAGCGATCATCCCCCTTGGCACCCTGCACCAAGCAGGCTCCCGAGAACTGGGAAgtgagtaagaaaaataaatagtagctagaaaaagtagaaaggacAGAAAACAACCCAAAGCCACTAGAAAGCAGTCCATGAGTGAATTTCCACGGCTGCATCCCCACGTGAAAGACACCCCGGGGTCCACAGGCCAAAGTCGCCTGGCGGGGAGGAGGGACCGAGTTTTTACACGTTAATCAAATAAACTTTCAGGACTTCTTCCGATACGAAACCAACATGCTAAACCAAGACATTAACAATTTGGGGTCTTAGCTTAGGATTCTTCTCGGGAAGTAAAATCTATCTTTGAAGACCGAGCCTCCTCTACTGTTCAACGAAGATGCTTCAACAGACCCATCCTCAGCCTCTCGTGACTTCACTTTGCGACAGGCCGCCCCTCGCTCTGCGGCCTCCCCGCAACATCCGCACTTGAGTCTGGGATGCCAACAAGGTCCAAGTGTCCATTCCGAGCAGCTATGAAAACACGGGCTCCCCCCGCTGTTCCTCAAGAGACACGTCAGGCTGAGCGGGCCCTCCAGCGGAGGAGGGAGCACACCACTCTCCAGGAAGGAACCATCCCACCGCCCGCTGCATCACCCCCTTCAGAGCCTCCTCCGGCACAGAACCGGGAACTCCGGCAAGAGCTGCCATCTTATGCGTATAACAAcgtcttgaaaagaaaaacaaggaactCAGATGAGGAAGACGTTTAGAGACGCAGCAGGACCTGAGGCGAGAGGAGAGAAGCCCGAGTCTCCTCCAAAGAGAGGGGAGTCTGCACACCAGCCCAGCTCCTTGCAGACAAAACGGGGGGCTCCCCTGTGAGTCCGGGCCGTTAGAAGCCCTTACTgcgaaaaacataaaaagaaaaaatattgctcTGCACGGAAGGGGAAGAAGTTTCTTCACATAGAACCGAAAAGTAGCTCACTGCCGTGGTTTTcatcaaaacacacaaaaacagcaGAGCAACTCAGCCGCACAAACGGGAGGCCCCACACCTGCCGGGGGACCGGAACCGGCGCGGCGGCTGAGGCGGCAGCGTGGCAGCCCCTCACCGCGCTCTCGGGCTCCACGAGGCCCGGCGGCTCTCCTCCCGGGCACTCGCCGAGCGCACTGGAAACGCCCGGCCGCACCGGAAACGCCCGAGCGCACCGGAAACGCCCGGCTGCAGCGGAAACGCCCGAGCGAACCGGAAACGCACGGCCGCACAGAGACCTGCACGCACGCGGCCAGAGCAGCAACTCACAGGAGCCAGAAGCGGAAACCGCCCGAACGTCCTCGGTGAGGAAGGAACAGAGCGAAGGGGGGCGGCCACGTGACGGACGGTCACTCAGCCTGAAAGACACGCGGACACAGCCGCAGCGGGGACGGGCCTCGAGGACGCCGTGCCAAGTGAAGTCAGCCAGGCACAAAGGGCAGGACTGACGCTGGCACTCACGTGCGGCCCCAGCAGGGAGACTCGCGCAGCCGGACGTGGGGCCGCGCTGGGAGCGGGGAAGAGGAGCTGGTGTTGGAGGAGCTTCAGTTCACGAAGACGGAAAGTTCCGGAGACGACGGTGGCCACGGCTGCAAGCCCAGGCGCACGTGCCTAACGCCACTGAACCGCGGGCTTAAAACGGTGAACTCTGGGGCAGGCCGGGCGGAGGAGCGGTTCAGTGCACAGGTTCCCATTGGGCGgcccaggttcgccggttcggatcccgtgtgcgcacatggcaccgcttggcacgccatgctgtggtggcgtcccacatgtaaagtagaggaagacgggcacggatgtgagctcagggccagtcttcctcagcaaaaagaggaggactggcagcagatgttacctcaggactaatcttcctcacacacacacaaaaaaggtgaacatgtatattttaccacaagaaaaaaaaagggaacgaagcactgacacacgctacaacatggacgaacatTCTGTGCAGTGAGAGCAGCCAGACACAAACGGCCAACGTTGTAGGACTCCATCTGTATAAACACCCAGAACAGGCAGACCCACCAAGACCGACAGCAgcggggccagggctgggggaggggaacggTTCTGTGCGGGCCGTGACAATGCTCTGAAAACGGTCGCCGGATTCTGGGAACGCACGAAAACCAGTGAATCACGCGAGGTTAAAGGGGCGGTTTCCTGGTGTGTGCCACACCGTAACGAAAGCTTTCTCTTTAAAGTCGGGCCGCACCCCAGGAACGGCGGCGGCGGCACCTACCTCGGGGAACGGCCTCCGCAGGTGGTCCCACCGCAGGAGCCGCAGGTACGCGCGATCCTGCACGGCCGCCGCGTCCGGCACCGGCACCGGCACCGGCACCGGCGCGTCCCCAGAGCCCGCGGCGCCGCCCCCCGCCGGCAGGGCGCGTCCACACGTCCGATCCGCGAGGTCGCCGGCGGCTTCTTCCAGCCACTGCGTGACGAAGTCCAGCGCGTCTGTGGGGACGAGGCCGCGCGTTACCAGGACGGCCCGGGAGGGGCCCTGGGCGGCGCCGCGCCCACACCCCGCGCTGCGCCTCCCCGCCGAGCGCCCGCGGCCCCTCAGGCCCCGTCTGAAGGCGACGCTCTCCACAGAGACGCGGGCAGCACGTGCTCGGCTGCCGCGAGGGGCGCGGACCAACGCGAGGGAGCACGAGGCACCGGCGCCGCCCGAGCTCCGAGGTCTCGCCGGAGGTGGCCCGGAGCCCCGCGGGGCCCGCCGTCGCCCCTCGTCTCCTGAGCGGAGCGGCGCCCGGGGCCCCGGAGACGAGAGGCGCGAGGCGGCCCCCTCAAACCTGGAGGCGCGGCGGCTCCGCCGGCGGGGCCCCAAATCCAGGGCGGCCGAGGGcgcggcggggcggcggcgcTCCGGCTGAGGGGCACGCAGCCCGCCGGCTCGGAACCGCGGCTTCGGCGCCGTCACCACCGCGACCCTCGGGGGCTGGGGGCCGAGGACGCGTCCGCGCGGGCAGCGCCCCCTCGCTGGGCCCTCAGCCTCCGAGCCCAGCCGGCCCGAGGCCGGGGCGATGCTGGCGGGGAGGGAGCCGCGGGGTCTGTCAGTTCGGGTCACGAATCTCTCAAAATCACTTCCGCATCTGAGGAACGGGGTTGGGACCGGCGCCGAGCTCCGGCCGCGCCTGAGGCCCGACCCGCCGACCTCCCGCCGGCCGCCCGCCGCGAGCCGCACGGGCCCCGCAGGGCGCGGGACGAACGGCCGGAGAccgccccgcgcccgcgcccgccgaGGCGGAGCCAGGGTCGCCGGGAAGCGAGGTCCTTCCGGCTTCCAGTCCCTGTTTCCTCGCAGTCACCTGAGAGGTTCCTAAAAAGGAGACTTTCTCTGGATATGAAATCAGAAGATTTCTGCATACAGAGCGAAGAAAAGTGCAATTTCTTGATGCACTTGACAGGGAACAAAAAAGTGAATCAAAGTCACAAGTTGTCATGATTTTACAATCAAGGCCAACCATATAATTCACGTCAAACTCCTGATTTCATTGAAAACCCATTTAATTTAGGATTTCTTCactcttttaaatttctattcttctttgaaaataaagattggcacctgagctcacgtctgtggccaatctttttcttcgtctccccacagccccccagtgcacagttgtatgtgctagttgtgagtgccacctcgcctcagcgtggcctgatgagggtGCCGTGTCCACTGCGGGACCCGAACCCgccaaccctgggccgcgaaGCGGAGCgggtgaactcaaccactcggccgcgggccggccccttaaatttCTATTCTTATATCCTGTTTATATTTCTCTTGCTTCTCGATTAAGTTTTCTCTTCAAGTCCTAATGTTTTGGAGTTTTCTGTCTTCAAATTAGACTATTCTCATActaaattttagttttgttttgaaaacaatACCGTTTGCAACAGGCTACAGCAACTAAAATGAGCAGACACAGACCGCGAGAAAGCACCATGGACGCGAACGTACTGGGCTGCTTCTCCAGAAGCTCTTGGAACTTCTTCCTTTCATATTCGACCGACTGCTGCATGAGGTGCGGCCGAATGCTGCTCACGGCGAAGTTGGCCATGTCCACCTTCATGAGGCCCAGCACAGAGAACATCGCCCTGAGGGACAGGGAGAGAAAAGGGTTTAGAACGGGCGCCTGGGAGTAAACACTGTGTTAAAGGAAAGAGGGGACTGACTTGAGATCATCTTCTCATCTCAGAAAGGGGAGCAAGAAAAGCTAGAGACATCATGAGAAGTAGattaagaaaaatttagagaACACAGAAACTTAAACAACGGTTTGGAAAACTGTAAATGTTCACGTTGCTTTCTGGCCCCGCTCCTCCACCCCTGGTCCCCAAGCAGACACAGCCCCAAAGGCTGCCGAGACCAGAGCGCATTCCTGGGCTCCGGGTCAGCCCTCGCACAGCCACAGAGGAGGGAcagagcccagggcctggggttCAGGGCGGAGAGCTTCCCACCCCGTCCCCAGTCGCACAGAAGTCAATTCACTtccccaggaaagaaagaaaattagctctcctttctcctctcctctcctccggGCTCTCCTAGTGTCAGGGTTGCGTTCTGCATTCTGGTTCTGGAGGCACAGTTGCTAGTTCACACTCGGAACGTACCCAGTGGGCAGACCGGACCCTGCCGAGGGTGTCTGCCGTCCTGCCTGTCACATACCACGACTACTCTCTCCAGGCCAGCAGCTGCTAACTGGCCTACCTGCAGGAGCTGGTTAAGAACCCAAGGGACAGGGTTAGGTGTGGCCCTGCACAGAAGCAGGAACAGGATCAAACGGTGTCCAAGTCCCTGGACGCCCTCTGGGACTGACTGACCACTGTGTGACAGAATACGCTCCCCTGCACGTAAGGGACTTCCTATGGGAAAGCACGGCAGGCTGAGGAACAGCTCAGGGCCCTCCCCCTCCCATCTGTCCGCCTCCCGCACACGCGGGAAAGCCCGTCTTTCCTGAGGGCATTCTGTCTCTCCTTTGAGCATTCTCAACAGCTCCCTAAATTCACGTACAGGAAACCAGAGACCCTGGAAACCACCAACTGGGGTACCACTGACTGGAAGGAACCCACAAACATGGTCTGTGCTCACAGGATTCCTTACTTTGAAAACTCAAAAGATCTGGCCCCGCAGGCCCACGTGCCATCACGGCCACAATCAGCTGGCACTAGGCCTCCACTGCCGCCTCCTCTCCACAGGCGTGTGCCCCAGTCCACCAGCCGCCCCAGTGCCCCCTCTTTACAACAGGAATTTGAGTCGGGTTGAGTTTGCTACCAGCCATTTCCCCAGAGGACCCTCTTCCCAGGAATTCCTCATCTATCCTCGCTGGATTAAAGCTTTTACTGACTATTTCATATCTAATGTCTAGCACCATGCATAGCACATAAGAGGTGCTCAGTAAGAGCTTGCTAAATGAAGGAACAAATCAAAACTATTTTTAGGAGGGCTTTTCAATGCTCTGTCCAAACTCTGAGGTATACAATGCAGGGCATTTCTGTATGCAATGAACATTGATATCATAATGatatcaagaaagctggaaatgaAAGAGACTTTTTTTGCCTATAAAACTTTTCTAAAGCAAGTTGGTAACGTGCAATGAGTCTTAAGACTGTTCATGATCCTCTGACACAGTAAACCCATTTTAAGAACCtagctgttttttcttcttccccccaaagccgcccagtacatagttgtatatctagttgtaggtccctctgcttgtgctacgtgggacgctgcctgagcatggcctgatgagtggtgccatgtccgcgcccaggatcagaacgggtgaaaccctgggctgccaaagcagagcatgggaacttaaccacttggccacagggctggccccttgagaaGCTAGCTTTAGGAAATAAcctaaaatacacaaaaaaactgCAGGGTTAAACagtatataattatacataatcTAATTGTCCACCTCAACAGAGAAATAATTATATCTATGCAAATGAAGATTTTGCAACCACTGAAAATGCTTATGGGGAATTGAAAGAAATCACAAGTTGGTTATCGTGAAAATAATAATGGGAAACCTCATCTACGATGGAGTCCAGAGGCAGTGGGGGGGGAGGTCCCATGGACTCCAGATCAATTACAGGAAAGACagtcaattacagaccccaacagaagtcctcaacaggaaagaattgttaattacaggaagaaatgtaCATTGCACCCCCAAACAGAAATCGACtaccccagcaactcagccaatgagaaatcatCACAACCCTGAACTCTCgcttttctccaatggacttttgttcaaaataaCCCCTCccaaattcttcctttttccctatAAAATAACATTCTTCCCCTTTGATTGCTGGATTTGCTTATGGTCTGCCATAGCATGGCACATCCTGAATTGCGATTCTTTGCCTAATcccgaataaactcattttgctggtaaaataactggctgttttgTTTCTAAGGCTGACATTATAAAAGGGCAATGCAAGAGAGCCCTGTGGTGTTGGAACTGTTCAGTATCTTGAATGTGGTAATGGATACACCAACTTAGGTGATAAAACTGTACAAAAGTTAATCTACTACACACACCAATTGTacaaataaaacaggaaatcTAAACAGATcagtggattgtatcaatgtcaatatcttcGTTGTGATATACTACAGTTTTGTGAAATGCCCCCACGGGCGGAAACTGGATGAAGTGTactgttatttcttacaactccATGTGAATATATAATTACCTCAATGacactttcaattaaaaaataagtgaaatgatTGGGATATAGTGTTAGCAAAGAAAGCCAGGCCTGCAATGCACACCAGGAGGTCTCCTTCAGTTCAACTGGACGTGCAGGCTCACGAGACGACCAGCAGCCACAGGCCTGGCATCGTCTGTTCAGTTTGCCGACAGGGCAGCACCAAGCAGTCCTCTCCAAGAGCAGACACCGCAGACGTGAGGGCGCACCTGGCCCAGAGGCCTCCTGTCCCGATGTATTTGGCAACAGCTCTATGGCTCAGCTTCCAGGGTCTCCAGGGAGGCGTGCCCAGTTACCCCAGTGATCCCACTCCTAGTGCAAAGCACGGTGTCCCACCCAGTATTTACAGTTCATCATCATTCCTTTCAGTTCAGTTGCAGTTTACCAATTAGAGGTCATTTTCCCCATAAGCAATGTTGCCTACTAGCATTTTGATATATAACGTCTTTACCTGTTCACAGGAAACAGAGTGAAGCAGTTAACTAAAAGTCTAAATTCTCAAGCAGTATCATGTCAATCCTTTGCCCATGTTGGcataaaaattatctaaatttcatcaaaattatatatatttaaaaataaacattcaaaagACTAAATGAAGTGAAAATGGACTATACGTTAGTTCATAGGATTAtattaatgttaaatttcttgaatGTCTTGGTTGTGTTTtgattatgtaggagaatgtccaCATTCTTAGGAGGTACTTGCTGAAATATTTAAGGGTGAAATGTCACAAAGTCTGCCATTAACCCTCAGAAGGTTCAGGGGGAAAAGTATACGCATATGAGTACATACTCACATATATgtaaaaagataaagcaaattgACAGAATGTTAAAAACTGGTAGATCTATGTAAAGGATATATGAGTGTTGATTGTGctgtttttgcaacttttctgtatgtaggTTTGGaatctttcaaataaaatattatgggaaacaaaactaaaaaaatacatatcaaTATAACAGCAATCGTGTCTTTGGATGGTAAAATTACGGATGGATTTTctcctttctacttttctgtattttacaaaatgttggctttttaaatttttcttttaacgcACGAATATGTACACTCAAGAAGTTTCAACTTGGAGACAGGCTTTGTCTTTTAGGTACACTGAAGGCAATTAACACAATTCCCATACCTGAAAAGGGGCACTATTTCCTTAATGTCCTTGAGTTTGTTTACTTCCTCATCTCGAGCAGGTGCACACAGTGTACCCATCATGCCAATGATGAATTCTGCCAGCTTGGAAATGTCTAGGGCCCCATGCTCTGCCTCCTGCTGTATCAGATCCAGATCCAAGACTTCTCTTATCTGGTTTCTCAGTCTGGTGTGACCAGGCAGCAGGAAAGATAAGAGAGTCTGCAAGAGAGCACAGGCAATTTAATCAAAGGTTCTTAGTCAGACATCATTTTTGATTATATGtaaaggaatttaaaactatCCAAATTAAGGGCTCACCAATTGTTACTGTAATGTTATACATACTTTCACCTCTTATTCAACAAATCTACAGAAAAACATGTTTACAAATCATTTACACTAGCTATTTAAGCTCCAGGTAGCAATCAACTGGACACAAGaacaaaaaactgttaaaagtgagaaaaggaggggctggccccgtggccgagtggttaagttcgcgtgctccgctgcaggcggcgcagtgtttcgttcgttcgaatcctgggcgtggacatggcactgctcatcaaaccacactgaggcagcgtcccacatgccacaactagaaggacccacaacaaagaatatacaactatgtaccgggggactttggggagaaaaaggaaaaaataaaatctttgaaaaaaaaaaaaagaaaaggaaaacacatgaATTACTGTGAACCACCCACAGATGCCGATGTCCGGGACACAGCGCTTCTCCGATACTCTTTCTAGAGGCACTGCGGAAGCAGCCCTGGCCTTCTCCGTCCCACAGACTGAGtcagtttttggccattataaattgaaaatgtccatacctactaaaaattttataaatcatttatattttgtaaaatattttgtttaaagaaatttttttctttaaataattatatttttaaaaatatgaacctTTTCTTCATTTACAAGAGTAATGTCTTCAGGTTATCACAGctcatttggaattttaaaaagggcataaagccaaaaatactctacacTGAGATTTGGGCAAGTAATTTAACTTCCcaatcctttgatttctttaaagtCTTCAGCACAGAGACACAGAGCGGTTGGGTAAAGACTCCTGACACAGCAGGCCAGCGGCACACTGTGCTCCGCCCTCACCTCTTTGATCTCTCCAAGCAGTTTGATGGCGTGGTCATAGGCTGGGGGGTCTTCACTTAGCTGGACACTCAGGCAATCCCAAAAAGCCTTATGGACAATATCCTTTACCCTCTTCTCCAAGCTGGAGGCAAatgagacaaacaaacaaaaaaagcaaaaacgtCTGAGTCTCAAAGCACTttcaaaaagcagaaattctatgggttttggatgagaaatttttaagataatttggATGAAGGAAAGATTTCCCAGACATACTTAAGCCAatcacatacattatttttaattagtgaTTTATTTCAATAAGTATCTCTTGAAAAGAGTAACTTTCAACTAATTCGACAGATGACATTAGTCAGTGCCATATGATAAAAAGAATCTTGCAAAGTTCAGAGCTGTTAATTTTCCCCTGATACCAGCAAGTTTCCTAAGGTATTTATGATTAAGTAGTTTAAGATGATAGCTCAGCATGTATATAGGGTTGCAGGACTTTATCTCCTAAAAATATCCTATTCCAAATGTGATATATGGGACAACTGTTAATTAGGTACCAAGCTATAACAACTTACATATAACATCTCATTAAAACTAGTCTTTATGTTATGAGAGCAAAACaaataattctttattattaATGTGAAAAAGTACTATCTTTGAAGAACATATAAAAACTGTTTGCAAAGTCCTACTAAAAAGCCTCGTGTGGTAGACACCATAGCTTGCCCACCCAGCAGCCACTCCTCCTCCTTTGTTAACAGAATCCCACAGTTTCTCATGGCACTTTcacaatgttttttctttctcatgacaATCCATTTTAAAAGGTACACCTTACAATCAATAGAATTTTAGATTCAATATGATGCGTGCCAGCTGCTAGGGATACAGAGAATGACGCACAGTCCTTGTCTTTGTAGTTTACAGTCTGGTGAAGAATACAATTAAACTGACAACCACAGTACAGTGTGGTAGTTACAACGAAGACACGAATGAAACACACAATGAAGACACAAGATGAGGCCGCGAAATCCCAGGGAGTAGGAAGAACCTGACAGAAAACATTTCTACAGGAGATTTCCAGaccttttatttacattttgaaggATCAGTGTCCCCAGATCCACTTTCAAACTCTAATAATTCCTAATATAAGAAATACTTTTCAGCAACAgcatacaaaaggaaaaatacacgTGAACATACTGACATCAAATGAAGAAAACACTGCCAGAACTGAGGAGCGGGAGTGCCCCCTAACAAGATGACTCAGCAGCCACTGACCTGTCTTCTGGTAACTCAACGGGTTTAATCCGAAAGTTGCCGTTTACGACAATTTCATGGGCGAGAGCCATGTTCGTGACTCCTTTCGCTGTCTCCACAAGTTCTTCCACCGTCACAAATCGAGGAGGGCTAGCTGCAACAAAAACCCAACGTAAGAGATTGCTTCTCTGGATTAGAGCTTCTATTAAAACGGGGAGAAGGCAGTGGTTTTAGTACCAGCTAATACTGTCAGTCAGCCTCCATTTATGCAAATGTTCTGGCAATTTCAAACAACAGAATTTTACCTATTTCATATTCATGCTTTCTTTTAACCcagaatcctaaa
This sequence is a window from Equus caballus isolate H_3958 breed thoroughbred chromosome 12, TB-T2T, whole genome shotgun sequence. Protein-coding genes within it:
- the TCP11L1 gene encoding T-complex protein 11-like protein 1 isoform X4, which codes for MALAHEIVVNGNFRIKPVELPEDSLEKRVKDIVHKAFWDCLSVQLSEDPPAYDHAIKLLGEIKETLLSFLLPGHTRLRNQIREVLDLDLIQQEAEHGALDISKLAEFIIGMMGTLCAPARDEEVNKLKDIKEIVPLFRAMFSVLGLMKVDMANFAVSSIRPHLMQQSVEYERKKFQELLEKQPNALDFVTQWLEEAAGDLADRTCGRALPAGGGAAGSGDAPVPVPVPVPDAAAVQDRAYLRLLRWDHLRRPFPETVLMDQARFQELQLQLEHLTILGAVLLVTFSVAAPGVSSQADFAEKLKMTVQILLTDMHLPSFHLEDALTAIGEKVCVEVSSRLSLCGFSPLTADQETALKGQIQAVASPDDPVRRIVDARILTFLETCLASGHQKPLPTVPGGLGPVHKELEELAVKFVRLVNYNKMVFSPYYDATLRKILVGP
- the TCP11L1 gene encoding T-complex protein 11-like protein 1 isoform X1 gives rise to the protein MSENLDKSNINEAGKSKSNDSEQGLEDAVESSEGALQKKIKSGSASTQGAQRPPSSPPRFVTVEELVETAKGVTNMALAHEIVVNGNFRIKPVELPEDSLEKRVKDIVHKAFWDCLSVQLSEDPPAYDHAIKLLGEIKETLLSFLLPGHTRLRNQIREVLDLDLIQQEAEHGALDISKLAEFIIGMMGTLCAPARDEEVNKLKDIKEIVPLFRAMFSVLGLMKVDMANFAVSSIRPHLMQQSVEYERKKFQELLEKQPNALDFVTQWLEEAAGDLADRTCGRALPAGGGAAGSGDAPVPVPVPVPDAAAVQDRAYLRLLRWDHLRRPFPETVLMDQARFQELQLQLEHLTILGAVLLVTFSVAAPGVSSQADFAEKLKMTVQILLTDMHLPSFHLEDALTAIGEKVCVEVSSRLSLCGFSPLTADQETALKGQIQAVASPDDPVRRIVDARILTFLETCLASGHQKPLPTVPGGLGPVHKELEELAVKFVRLVNYNKMVFSPYYDATLRKILVGP
- the TCP11L1 gene encoding T-complex protein 11-like protein 1 isoform X5, producing MSENLDKSNINEAGKSKSNDSEQGLEDAVESSEGALQKKIKSGSASTQGAQRPPSSPPRFVTVEELVETAKGVTNMALAHEIVVNGNFRIKPVELPEDSLEKRVKDIVHKAFWDCLSVQLSEDPPAYDHAIKLLGEIKETLLSFLLPGHTRLRNQIREVLDLDLIQQEAEHGALDISKLAEFIIGMMGTLCAPARDEEVNKLKDIKEIVPLFRAMFSVLGLMKVDMANFAVSSIRPHLMQQSVEYERKKFQELLEKQPNGFDGPGSLPRTPAAAGASDHPGGRVAGHVQRGSPGSLQPGRLCREAQDDCADSANRYASALLPPGGCPDCHRGESLRGGEQPPFPVWVQPPHCRPGDRAQGPDPGCGQSRRPRPQDRGCPNPDLLGNLPCLRSSEAIAHRPWGIGSSSQRAGGACC
- the TCP11L1 gene encoding T-complex protein 11-like protein 1 isoform X2, which translates into the protein MSENLDKSNINEAGKSKSNDSEQGLEDAVESSEGALQKKIKSGSASTQGAQRPPSSPPRFVTVEELVETAKGVTNMALAHEIVVNGNFRIKPVELPEDSLEKRVKDIVHKAFWDCLSVQLSEDPPAYDHAIKLLGEIKETLLSFLLPGHTRLRNQIREVLDLDLIQQEAEHGALDISKLAEFIIGMMGTLCAPARDEEVNKLKDIKEIVPLFRAMFSVLGLMKVDMANFAVSSIRPHLMQQSVEYERKKFQELLEKQPNALDFVTQWLEEAAGDLADRTCGRALPAGGGAAGSGDAPVPVPVPVPDAAAVQDRAYLRLLRWDHLRRPFPETVLMDQARFQELQLQLEHLTILGAVLLVTFSVAAPGVSSQADFAEKLKMTVQILLTDMHLPSFHLEDALTAIGEKVCVEVSSRLSLCGFSPLTADQETALKGQIQAVASPDDPVRRIVALKEMFLSTECFLKYVTRQQVAKGIPTVTPLLREISEILRKYLKSVPDLMGAKCIHI
- the TCP11L1 gene encoding T-complex protein 11-like protein 1 isoform X3; protein product: MSENLDKSNINEAGKSKSNDSEQGLEDAVESSEGALQKKIKSGSASTQGAQRPPSSPPRFVTVEELVETAKGVTNMALAHEIVVNGNFRIKPVELPEDSLEKRVKDIVHKAFWDCLSVQLSEDPPAYDHAIKLLGEIKETLLSFLLPGHTRLRNQIREVLDLDLIQQEAEHGALDISKLAEFIIGMMGTLCAPARDEEVNKLKDIKEIVPLFRAMFSVLGLMKVDMANFAVSSIRPHLMQQSVEYERKKFQELLEKQPNALDFVTQWLEEAAGDLADRTCGRALPAGGGAAGSGDAPVPVPVPVPDAAAVQDRAYLRLLRWDHLRRPFPETVLMDQARFQELQLQLEHLTILGAVLLVTFSVAAPGVSSQADFAEKLKMTVQILLTDMHLPSFHLEDALTAIGEKVCVEVSSRLSLCGFSPLTADQETALKGQIQAVASPDDPVRRIVGTVPATSRGC